The bacterium nucleotide sequence GACGGGCAGCAGGCCCACGTCCTGCGTCAGGAGATCGACTGAGTTGTCCTGCGGATGGGCGATACCCACCTTGAATTTTCGCGGCAGGTATTGCTTGCCGTACAGGGGTTCTTCGGGGTTCAAGGGCGCCTCGATCTTGCCTTCGTCATCTGTCAGGAAGGCCTGGAAATAGGACGAAGTCCGCGGTGCCAGGTCGTCTGCGATCTGGAAGGCGATCTCGCGCGAGTTCATGGGCTGATCGGCGATCAGGTCGTCGGCCACGCTGCACATCGTGTTGCGGTTCACATCACCGCAGGCGGCCAGCGTCGAGATTTCGAGGCCCCGGTTCGGGTATTCCTCGTTCAGGAAGCGCACCAGCGCGCTGAGTTCGGCACCCGGTACGTAGTGGAACTGGATGGATTGGCGCGTGGTCAGGCGCAAACTGCCGTTGGAGAAGCGATCCGATGCCTCGCCCACGGCGGCCCATTGTTCCGCCGACATCTCGCCGCCAGACGGCAGGCGCAGGCGCACCATGAAGATGAAGTTGTCGCTCTTGCGCCCGGAAACCCGCTCCTGCTGCTTGTAGACGCCGAAATGCTTCGACAATTCCTTCGCTTCGTTCGACAGGGTCTTGGCTTCACCGGTCGTCATGGCGTCGATCTCCGATCGGAAACTGTGCTTTTCCTTTCCGGCGACCCAGAACAGGCCTTCGCTTTCGGCCTTGAGTCGCTCGACCTTCGACAACTCTGAGAGGTCGGAGTTCAGCAGGCTGAACACCTTGGGGGGGGATTTCTTGGGCATTGCGCAAGCCACGCTAACAGACTCGGGAACGGCCTTCAAAAACCCCGGGGAGCTTCGCGGAATCCCAAGCCTCCGGGCCCCTGCGGAAAACCGGCTCCGTATCAGCTGGTATGGGGACGCTGATTGCGCGGATCGCGCGACCACTCTTCCAGGGAGGCGACTCGGGCGAGCGCCATCCAGGGAACTCGCTGGCGCTCTCCGGGCAGGTGGCCGACCAGGAGAAGCGTGTCTTGATCGTCGAGTTCGCCCAGCACGTCTTCGAGTTGCCGGCGCGTCATCTCGCCCCGGGGACACAGCACCGGATGCACGCCGAACGGCAGGGCGAGGCGCTGATACGTTTCTTCGTAGCGCGTCGGTGCCAGAATCGGGGTACTGGGGCGTTGACGCGAGAGCAATCGCGCGGCGAGTCCGCCACTGGTCCAGGTGAGAATGGCGGCAACGCCGATTTCGCGAGCGGTCCGGACCGCGGCGCGCGAGAACACCGCGAGTTCGTGCAGTTCTTCGGCAATGCCGTCCAGCGGTGTTTCCCGGAAGTCGGGAAAGGCGCCCAAGGTCTCGTCGACGATGCGCGCCATGGCGCGGCATACCCGCACCGGATCTGCCCCCACCGCCGTTTCGTCCGAGAGCATCACCGCATCGGTTCCATCCAGCACGGCGTTGGCCACATCGGTGATCTCGGCCCTGGTGGGACGCGGTGCGCTCACCATCGATTGCAACATCTGAGTCGCCGTGATCACCGGGCGCCCGGCGCGCAGCGCGGCCTGGACGATGCGCTTCTGTTCGATCGGAACCCGTTCGTAGGGGATTTCGAGCGAGAGGTCGCCACGCGCGACCATCACTGCATCGGCGCGGGCCAGGATCTCGTCCAGATTCTCGAGCGCGAGTGCCGTTTCGATCTTGGCCACCAGCGGTGTGGGGTGCCCGTGCGTCTTGAGCAGGCGGCGAACGGTCAGCAGATCCTCTGCCGTTCGCACATAGGAGACGCCAACCATGTCCACACCGATTTCCACACCGAGCGCAATATCGGCCTCGTCCTTCGCGTCGAGCAGGGGGCGCGCGGACAACCCGCCTGGTGAATTCAGGCCCTTTCCGCTGGAGATCTCTCCACCCACCACCACGCGACAGTGGATTTCCTGGCCGTCGATTTCTTCCACCTGAAGTTCGACGGCCCCGTCACCCAGGAGCACCGGTCCGCCCTGACGGACCTCTTCGTGCAGGAACTCGTCGGGGACCGGCAGGTGGGCGGCGTCGCCTTTTGGCGTACCGCATACCAGCGTCGTCAGCGATCCGGTCGTCAGGGTCACCTGATGGGGTTGAAGTTCTCCCAGCCTGATCTTGGGTCCGGCCAGATCCTGCAGGATCGCGACCGGGCGCTTGCGGGAGCGCGCGGCGGCTCGAATGCGCGCGGCGGTCTCACGTTGCTCGGCCTCGGTACCGTGGGCGAAGTTCAGCCGCGCCACGCGCATTCCAGCGTCGATCAGACGCTCGAGGGTC carries:
- the pyk gene encoding pyruvate kinase, giving the protein MKPRSTQIVCTIGPASRDAETLERLIDAGMRVARLNFAHGTEAEQRETAARIRAAARSRKRPVAILQDLAGPKIRLGELQPHQVTLTTGSLTTLVCGTPKGDAAHLPVPDEFLHEEVRQGGPVLLGDGAVELQVEEIDGQEIHCRVVVGGEISSGKGLNSPGGLSARPLLDAKDEADIALGVEIGVDMVGVSYVRTAEDLLTVRRLLKTHGHPTPLVAKIETALALENLDEILARADAVMVARGDLSLEIPYERVPIEQKRIVQAALRAGRPVITATQMLQSMVSAPRPTRAEITDVANAVLDGTDAVMLSDETAVGADPVRVCRAMARIVDETLGAFPDFRETPLDGIAEELHELAVFSRAAVRTAREIGVAAILTWTSGGLAARLLSRQRPSTPILAPTRYEETYQRLALPFGVHPVLCPRGEMTRRQLEDVLGELDDQDTLLLVGHLPGERQRVPWMALARVASLEEWSRDPRNQRPHTS